GCGAAGCCGCTGAATCTCATCACCATCTACATCGAATCCGGCGAGGAGTCGCTCGGCGACGACGACCTCTTCGAGCTGAACATGCTGGAGCCTCTGCAGAACGCCACGAAGGGCTGGTCCCGATTCGAGCCGTTCGACGTGTACAAGGGCGGGGGCTGGACCATGGCGGGCATCGTCGGCACCGAGTGCGGGATCCCGCTGCGCGGCGCGGGCATCAGCGAGAGCGACATCAACTCGAACGACATCGGCGATGGTTCGGACCGATACATGCCCGGCGCGACATGTCTGGGCGACGTGCTCACCGATGCGGGATACCACAGCGTCTTCATGGGGGGCGCCGATGCGAGCTTCGCATCGAAGGAGAACTTCCTCACCAGCCACGGTTACGACGAGGTCATGGACCTCACGACCTGGGAGCACGAGGCCGAAGCCGACCTCGGGCCGTGGGGGCTCTCGGATTCGCGCTTGATGGACCACGCGAAGGAGCAGGTGACCCGCCTGCACGAGGCGGATCAACCGTTCCACCTCTCGGTCCTCACGCTCGATGCGCACGAGCCCGTGCACCGCTACGACAACTGCCCCCTCTCCTCGGAAGACGAGATGGTCTCGGTCGTCCACTGCTCGATGAGCAGCGTCGCGGGATTCGTCGACTACCTGGATGAGCAGGGGTACCTCGACGACACGGTCGTCTTCATCACGGGTGACCACCCGAAGATGGTGGGGGAGGGCGCTTCCTTCCGGGAGGAGCTGTACGATCTGCCGGAACGTCCGCTGTTCAACCGCCTTTGGGTTCCCGGCGGCGTCTCCATCGCCCGCGAGCACATCGACCAGCTCAGCGTCTACGCGACGCTGCTCGACGTGCTCGGTCTCGGGCGCGAGGACGGCCGTGCCGGTATCGGAGTGTCGGCTCGGCTGACCTCCACGGACGGACGCACGATGCTCGACTTGTCTGATGCGGACTACGAGGAGCTCATCCAGTCGCGGTCTGCGGAGCTCTACGAACGGTTATGGAGCTCGCCCGGGGATCGGACCACCGCGGTGCGCGCGGAGGAGCGC
Above is a genomic segment from Leucobacter rhizosphaerae containing:
- a CDS encoding LTA synthase family protein, with translation MSDTGPGTTDSASHASSNAGQPSTPRIEAPRAAARVRRIIWATLGWLLTAIGAVLLGAAVWISQTFGPISVDQMLMHLPGAGGGEVTGAEEGYISTFVASALVIPLAAVAVLAVLLLLVRRSRARARERGTDRVPSQRHLPGRRRFGWVRPLAAITACLVGVAVFAQAVGAPQYLRSTFSPWTMEDYVVDPEVGALPISAATGDAKPLNLITIYIESGEESLGDDDLFELNMLEPLQNATKGWSRFEPFDVYKGGGWTMAGIVGTECGIPLRGAGISESDINSNDIGDGSDRYMPGATCLGDVLTDAGYHSVFMGGADASFASKENFLTSHGYDEVMDLTTWEHEAEADLGPWGLSDSRLMDHAKEQVTRLHEADQPFHLSVLTLDAHEPVHRYDNCPLSSEDEMVSVVHCSMSSVAGFVDYLDEQGYLDDTVVFITGDHPKMVGEGASFREELYDLPERPLFNRLWVPGGVSIAREHIDQLSVYATLLDVLGLGREDGRAGIGVSARLTSTDGRTMLDLSDADYEELIQSRSAELYERLWSSPGDRTTAVRAEER